One genomic segment of Nonomuraea coxensis DSM 45129 includes these proteins:
- a CDS encoding extracellular solute-binding protein produces MMISKRRGGLAAASVLAAAALTVASCGSGGGASQSSAPASSGAAEPVTIRVQTFGGGTNFGYKNAITKWNAEHKDIQIKEEHLTDQFEQQYWPQMIQWLTSGTGAGDVVGIDEGGMGLAKAHPEWWADLKEFGLESRKADFPAWKWENGVSADGKLFGLGTDIGGMSICYRADLFKKAGLPSERDKVSALWPTWDEFMKVGQQFQGKVKDTKWADGTNTLYQVYLYQEAAKNGNVTYFDQQNNLIVDKNPAVKSAFDFASTMSQQGLTAKLRNFTDEWAAGTQKGAFATVGCPSWMLGVVSGNAGDGGKGKWDVAAVPGGGGNWGGSWLAVPKQSKHPKEAAMVADYLTQAQTEASIFTDFGNMPSNTKAQQDPAVQGAKNEFFNDAPIGEIFAKSASSLQPVFLGVKHAQVKNAIESVIQGMDDGSVPYDKAWQQLVDDAVKAAG; encoded by the coding sequence ATGATGATCAGCAAGCGTCGCGGCGGTCTGGCCGCGGCCTCGGTGCTGGCCGCGGCCGCGCTGACGGTCGCGTCCTGCGGCTCCGGCGGCGGAGCTTCGCAGTCCAGCGCTCCCGCCTCGTCCGGAGCGGCCGAGCCGGTCACGATCCGGGTCCAGACCTTCGGCGGCGGCACCAACTTCGGCTACAAGAACGCCATCACGAAGTGGAACGCCGAGCACAAGGACATCCAGATCAAGGAAGAGCACCTGACGGACCAGTTCGAGCAGCAGTACTGGCCGCAGATGATCCAGTGGCTCACGTCCGGCACGGGCGCGGGCGACGTGGTCGGCATCGACGAGGGCGGCATGGGCCTGGCCAAGGCGCACCCCGAGTGGTGGGCCGACCTGAAGGAGTTCGGCCTGGAGTCCCGCAAGGCCGACTTCCCCGCCTGGAAGTGGGAGAACGGCGTCAGCGCCGACGGCAAGCTGTTCGGCCTCGGCACCGACATCGGCGGCATGAGCATCTGCTACCGCGCGGACCTGTTCAAGAAGGCCGGGCTGCCGAGCGAGCGCGACAAGGTGAGCGCCCTGTGGCCGACGTGGGACGAGTTCATGAAGGTCGGCCAGCAGTTCCAGGGCAAGGTCAAGGACACCAAGTGGGCTGACGGCACCAACACGCTCTACCAGGTGTACCTCTACCAGGAGGCCGCGAAGAACGGCAACGTCACCTACTTCGACCAGCAGAACAACCTGATCGTCGACAAGAACCCGGCGGTCAAGAGCGCCTTCGACTTCGCCTCGACGATGAGCCAGCAGGGCCTGACCGCCAAGCTGCGCAACTTCACCGACGAGTGGGCGGCGGGCACCCAGAAGGGCGCCTTCGCCACGGTCGGCTGCCCGTCCTGGATGCTCGGCGTGGTCAGCGGCAACGCCGGCGACGGCGGCAAGGGCAAGTGGGACGTGGCCGCGGTGCCCGGCGGCGGCGGCAACTGGGGCGGCTCCTGGCTCGCCGTGCCCAAGCAGTCCAAGCACCCGAAGGAAGCGGCCATGGTGGCCGACTACCTGACCCAGGCGCAGACCGAGGCCAGCATCTTCACCGACTTCGGCAACATGCCGAGCAACACCAAGGCCCAGCAGGACCCGGCCGTCCAGGGCGCGAAGAACGAGTTCTTCAACGACGCCCCCATCGGTGAGATCTTCGCCAAGTCCGCCTCCTCCCTCCAGCCGGTCTTCCTCGGCGTGAAGCACGCGCAGGTGAAGAACGCCATCGAGTCCGTCATCCAGGGCATGGACGACGGTTCGGTCCCCTACGACAAGGCCTGGCAGCAGCTGGTCGACGACGCGGTCAAGGCCGCGGGCTGA
- a CDS encoding DUF1918 domain-containing protein — protein sequence MRASVGDRLVVEGTYGGGVRKEGVIVRVEHDDGSPPYIVRWLEDGHETLVFPGPDARVVAGAR from the coding sequence ATGAGGGCGAGTGTGGGCGACCGGCTGGTGGTCGAGGGCACGTACGGCGGCGGGGTCCGCAAGGAAGGCGTGATCGTCCGGGTGGAGCACGACGACGGCTCGCCGCCCTACATCGTGCGCTGGCTGGAGGACGGGCACGAGACCCTGGTGTTCCCCGGCCCCGACGCCCGGGTCGTCGCCGGGGCGCGGTGA
- a CDS encoding MBL fold metallo-hydrolase: protein MDVLSFRTPGLGDQTYLLTHEGRGVLVDPQRDIGRFLDAAAERDVDLRLVLETHLHNDYLSGAGEAARRTGAELVMPAGAAPAYAHTPAFHLEDLDAGGGLTVRPVHTPGHTPEHTSYVVLLDGEPVAVFSGGSLLVATAGRTDLLGPERARSLARLQHASLRRLAALPPGTALYPTHGQGSFCTVSGAGRHTSTIGTELEDNPLLAVDDPEKFADALLAAPMPIPAFYRHMSPVNLLGVPPMPPVRVPELDRPAGHVVDVRPRDVQARGMLPGSYGIELDDDFGVWAGWLLPYGEAVTLVAEPGQDVTEAVVQLARVGFDDVRGVVRPPGAAGAQAYELARLPAFAARLRQPGAQLLDVRTAPERERVRIEGAVERFLPELFSGGVPDELDPDRPVLVACAGGRRAAIAAAELARRDRRAVALTGAGIAELAETLDAP, encoded by the coding sequence ATGGATGTCCTGTCCTTCCGCACCCCCGGCCTGGGCGACCAGACCTACCTGCTGACCCACGAGGGCAGAGGCGTCCTCGTCGACCCCCAGCGCGACATCGGCCGCTTCCTGGACGCCGCCGCCGAGCGCGACGTCGACCTGCGCCTGGTCCTGGAGACCCACCTGCACAACGACTACCTGTCCGGCGCCGGCGAGGCCGCGCGCCGCACCGGCGCCGAACTGGTGATGCCCGCCGGCGCCGCCCCCGCCTACGCGCACACGCCCGCCTTCCACCTGGAGGACCTCGACGCCGGCGGCGGCCTGACCGTCCGGCCCGTCCACACGCCTGGCCACACCCCTGAGCACACCAGCTACGTCGTGCTCCTCGACGGCGAGCCGGTCGCTGTCTTCTCCGGCGGCAGCCTGCTCGTGGCCACCGCCGGCCGCACCGACCTGCTCGGCCCCGAACGCGCCCGCTCCCTGGCCCGCCTCCAGCACGCCTCGCTGCGCCGCCTGGCCGCGCTGCCGCCGGGGACCGCGCTGTACCCGACGCACGGCCAGGGGTCGTTCTGCACCGTGAGCGGCGCGGGCCGCCACACCTCCACGATCGGGACGGAGCTGGAGGACAACCCTCTGCTGGCCGTCGACGACCCGGAGAAGTTCGCCGACGCGCTGCTGGCCGCCCCGATGCCCATCCCGGCCTTCTACCGGCACATGAGCCCGGTCAACCTCCTCGGCGTGCCCCCGATGCCGCCCGTCCGCGTGCCCGAACTCGACCGGCCCGCCGGTCACGTCGTGGACGTCCGCCCCCGGGACGTGCAGGCCAGGGGCATGCTGCCCGGCTCGTACGGCATCGAGCTGGACGACGACTTCGGCGTCTGGGCCGGCTGGCTGCTGCCGTACGGGGAGGCGGTCACGCTGGTCGCCGAGCCCGGCCAGGACGTCACCGAGGCGGTCGTCCAGCTCGCCCGGGTCGGCTTCGACGACGTGCGCGGAGTCGTCCGGCCGCCGGGGGCGGCGGGCGCGCAGGCGTACGAGCTGGCCCGGCTTCCCGCCTTCGCCGCACGGCTGCGACAACCCGGGGCGCAGCTCCTCGACGTGCGGACGGCCCCCGAGCGCGAGCGCGTCAGGATCGAGGGGGCCGTCGAGCGTTTCCTGCCCGAGCTGTTCTCCGGCGGCGTCCCGGACGAGCTCGACCCGGACCGGCCCGTGCTCGTCGCCTGCGCCGGAGGCCGCCGCGCCGCCATCGCCGCCGCTGAGCTGGCCCGCCGGGACCGCCGGGCCGTGGCGCTCACGGGGGCCGGGATCGCCGAGCTGGCCGAGACCCTGGACGCCCCGTGA
- a CDS encoding carbohydrate ABC transporter permease, with protein sequence MTNWSPTVFTRVMLGLAVFLSAFPLYWMVVIASRTNSDAVSVPPPFLPGGNLGENIIAVLNNEDAKFLLGLTNSFIVAATVTVSVVIISTLAGFSFANLQFKGRNALLVLVLLTMAVPLQQMGVVPLYRLMVSLEWTGTLKAVILPYLLNGFGVFLMTQYTRQAVPMELVEAARVDGAATLRIWWNVVLPAVRPGMAVLGINTFMLMWNDFMWPLIVLTPDNPTVQIAITSLNARFSTNYTLIFAGTALSIIPLVAVFIAFGRQIVGGLMEGAVKA encoded by the coding sequence ATGACCAACTGGTCTCCGACCGTCTTCACGCGGGTCATGCTGGGGCTGGCCGTGTTCCTGTCGGCGTTCCCGCTGTACTGGATGGTGGTCATCGCCTCGCGCACGAACTCCGACGCGGTGTCCGTGCCGCCGCCGTTCCTGCCGGGCGGCAACCTCGGCGAGAACATCATCGCGGTGCTCAACAACGAGGACGCGAAGTTCCTGCTGGGCCTGACGAACTCGTTCATCGTCGCCGCCACGGTCACGGTGTCGGTCGTCATCATCTCCACGCTGGCCGGCTTCTCGTTCGCGAACCTGCAGTTCAAGGGCCGCAACGCGCTGCTGGTGCTGGTGCTGCTCACGATGGCGGTGCCGCTGCAGCAGATGGGCGTCGTCCCGCTCTACCGGCTCATGGTGAGCCTGGAGTGGACGGGCACCCTCAAGGCGGTCATCCTGCCGTACCTGCTGAACGGGTTCGGCGTGTTCCTGATGACGCAGTACACCCGCCAGGCCGTGCCGATGGAGCTGGTCGAGGCGGCCCGCGTGGACGGCGCGGCGACGCTGCGCATCTGGTGGAACGTCGTGCTGCCGGCCGTGCGGCCAGGCATGGCGGTGCTCGGCATCAACACGTTCATGCTCATGTGGAACGACTTCATGTGGCCGCTGATCGTGCTCACCCCGGACAACCCGACCGTGCAGATCGCGATCACCTCGCTCAACGCGAGGTTCTCCACGAACTACACGTTGATCTTCGCGGGCACGGCGTTGTCCATCATCCCGCTAGTCGCTGTATTCATCGCATTCGGCCGTCAGATCGTGGGCGGACTCATGGAAGGTGCGGTCAAGGCGTGA
- a CDS encoding DUF2157 domain-containing protein: MTQSRDEVLRRLVREGVLTAAQALAVHEALDEAERPARARWAEVAGYVGGALLLAGAVSLAGTSWPVLSTAARVLILVSATAALLAAGLLLADLAPRLRASRLRPSPGGGPGGSAPRVRAGPGEWWRAWTAGAERAGAVRRRSGGVALALASVTGALAASELSAALTGSQLVAAAVTGLVLAVAGYVALPGGPCAVAVAGFAALTAEAVAGELSGWNPVAVGLTLVGTGVAWTALVRAGVIGQRRLGLGLGAAVALIGAQHGLGTGGDLAWSYVATFAVAVACLVLYRWERAWVLLVAGIAGFTLAVPEAVWDWTDGAVGGSLALMIAGLVLVASSVLGLRLHRASRQDHSA; the protein is encoded by the coding sequence GTGACTCAGAGCCGGGACGAGGTGCTGCGGCGGCTCGTACGCGAGGGCGTGCTCACGGCCGCGCAGGCGCTGGCCGTGCACGAGGCGCTCGACGAGGCGGAGCGGCCCGCGCGGGCGCGGTGGGCCGAGGTGGCCGGGTACGTCGGCGGCGCGCTGCTGCTGGCCGGCGCGGTGTCGCTGGCGGGGACGTCGTGGCCGGTCCTGTCCACGGCGGCCCGCGTTCTGATCCTCGTGTCCGCCACCGCCGCCCTCCTCGCGGCCGGCCTGCTCCTCGCCGACCTCGCCCCCCGCCTCCGTGCGTCCCGCCTCCGTCCGTCCCCGGGCGGGGGGCCGGGCGGGTCCGCTCCCCGCGTCCGCGCGGGCCCCGGGGAGTGGTGGCGGGCGTGGACGGCCGGGGCCGAGCGGGCCGGCGCGGTGCGGCGGCGCAGCGGGGGCGTGGCGCTGGCCCTGGCGTCCGTGACCGGGGCGCTGGCCGCCTCCGAGCTCTCCGCCGCCCTCACCGGCAGCCAGCTCGTGGCCGCCGCCGTGACCGGGCTGGTCCTGGCCGTCGCCGGGTACGTGGCGCTGCCGGGCGGCCCCTGCGCGGTGGCCGTCGCGGGGTTCGCGGCGCTGACCGCGGAAGCCGTCGCCGGCGAGCTGTCCGGCTGGAACCCCGTGGCCGTGGGCCTGACGCTGGTGGGCACGGGCGTCGCGTGGACGGCGCTGGTGCGGGCCGGCGTGATCGGGCAGCGGCGGCTCGGGCTGGGGCTCGGCGCGGCCGTGGCCCTGATCGGCGCGCAGCACGGCCTCGGGACCGGCGGCGATCTGGCCTGGTCGTACGTGGCCACGTTCGCCGTGGCGGTGGCCTGCCTCGTGCTCTACCGGTGGGAGCGGGCCTGGGTGCTGCTCGTGGCCGGCATCGCGGGGTTCACCCTGGCCGTGCCCGAGGCGGTGTGGGACTGGACGGACGGCGCGGTCGGCGGTTCGCTCGCGCTGATGATCGCGGGTCTGGTGCTGGTGGCGTCGTCGGTCCTCGGTCTGCGGCTGCACCGCGCCTCCCGCCAGGACCACTCCGCGTAG
- a CDS encoding GH1 family beta-glucosidase, producing the protein MTTQEEQTRSGLRFPTGFTFGAATSAYQIEGAVAEDGRGTSIWDTFARTPGKILNGHNADVANDHYHRFREDVAIMADLGLTAYRFSVSWPRIQPTGSGKVNQKGLDFYKRLTDELRAHDIDPWLTLYHWDLPQELEDKGGWPNRDIAYCFADYAATVHEAMKDHVHTFSTVNEPWCAAFLGYASGEHAPGRREPENAIRGAHHLNLAHGLAVQAMGARRVGGCVNLYAISPETDSPEDLDAARRIDGLQNRFFLDALLLGRYPEDVLADVPGDTDFIQPGDLKIINAPIDVLLVNYYSRFTVSGAPGGRQSAAAAPTDAGSPWVGSEHVSFANGGRPVTAMGWEIDEGGLVEVLTRVARDYPPIAMVVSENGAAFDDVIEDGRVHDGQRQAYVEAHLGACKAAIEAGVPLEGYFAWSLMDNFEWAWGYGKRFGLVHVDFDTQERLLKDSALWYSEIIRQNRTHEPTDS; encoded by the coding sequence GTGACGACACAAGAGGAACAGACGCGTTCCGGGCTTCGCTTCCCCACGGGTTTCACCTTCGGCGCGGCGACCTCGGCGTACCAGATCGAAGGGGCCGTCGCCGAGGACGGGCGGGGCACCTCGATCTGGGACACCTTCGCCAGGACACCCGGCAAGATCCTCAACGGGCACAACGCGGACGTGGCCAACGACCACTACCACCGCTTCCGCGAGGACGTCGCGATCATGGCGGACCTGGGCCTGACCGCGTACCGGTTCTCGGTCTCCTGGCCGCGGATCCAGCCGACGGGCTCGGGCAAGGTCAACCAGAAGGGCCTGGACTTCTACAAGCGGCTGACGGACGAGCTGCGCGCGCACGACATCGACCCGTGGCTGACCCTCTACCACTGGGACCTGCCGCAGGAGCTGGAGGACAAGGGCGGCTGGCCCAACAGGGACATCGCCTACTGCTTCGCCGACTACGCGGCGACCGTCCACGAGGCGATGAAGGACCACGTCCACACCTTCAGCACGGTCAACGAGCCATGGTGCGCCGCGTTCCTCGGCTACGCCTCCGGGGAGCACGCCCCCGGCAGGCGCGAGCCGGAGAACGCGATCAGGGGCGCGCACCACCTCAACCTGGCTCACGGGCTGGCCGTCCAGGCCATGGGCGCGCGCCGGGTCGGCGGCTGCGTCAACCTGTACGCGATCTCCCCGGAGACCGACAGCCCCGAGGACCTGGACGCGGCCCGGCGCATCGACGGCCTGCAGAACCGCTTCTTCCTGGACGCGCTGCTGCTCGGCCGCTACCCGGAGGACGTGCTCGCCGACGTGCCCGGCGACACCGACTTCATCCAGCCGGGCGACCTGAAGATCATCAACGCGCCCATCGACGTGCTGCTCGTCAACTACTACAGCCGCTTCACGGTCTCGGGAGCACCAGGCGGCCGGCAGTCGGCGGCGGCGGCCCCCACGGACGCCGGTTCCCCGTGGGTCGGCAGCGAGCACGTGTCGTTCGCCAACGGGGGCCGCCCCGTGACGGCGATGGGCTGGGAGATCGACGAGGGCGGCCTCGTGGAGGTCCTGACCCGCGTCGCCCGCGACTACCCGCCGATCGCCATGGTGGTCTCCGAGAACGGCGCCGCGTTCGACGACGTCATCGAGGACGGCCGGGTGCACGACGGGCAGCGGCAGGCGTACGTGGAGGCGCACCTCGGCGCGTGCAAGGCGGCCATCGAGGCCGGCGTGCCCCTGGAGGGGTATTTCGCCTGGTCGCTGATGGACAACTTCGAGTGGGCGTGGGGCTACGGCAAGCGCTTCGGCCTGGTGCACGTGGACTTCGACACCCAGGAGCGGCTGCTGAAGGACAGCGCGCTCTGGTACTCGGAGATCATCCGGCAGAATAGGACCCATGAACCGACCGACTCTTGA
- a CDS encoding carbohydrate ABC transporter permease: MSLDTLPRATRNNHRRVRPPGRRWASRFDVKGMPYALVSPYFILFAAFGLFPLAFTLYYSLYDYDLAGTTEWIGLGNYTALLGDDDFWRAVINTVGMFLLATVPQMLLALFLANALNKRFRFRLAIRMSVLLPLVTSVVAVAVVFTQLFARDWGLVNWILGWFGVDPFNWRAERIPSWIAIATMVDWRWTGYNAIIFLAGMQTIPRDLYEAAAIDGASRRRQFWQITLPMLRPTLIFVVLNSTIGGLTLFSEPTTFYNGNVDGGSQGQFQTVAMFIVKEGFREFDYGYAAAAAWLLFLLILIGAAINFLFVRRIGGTK, translated from the coding sequence ATGAGCCTCGACACCCTCCCGCGGGCGACACGGAACAACCACCGCCGTGTCCGCCCGCCCGGCCGCCGCTGGGCGTCGCGCTTCGACGTCAAGGGGATGCCGTATGCCCTGGTGTCTCCGTACTTCATCCTGTTCGCCGCCTTCGGGCTCTTCCCGTTGGCCTTCACGCTCTACTACTCGCTCTACGACTACGACCTGGCCGGCACCACCGAGTGGATCGGCCTGGGCAACTACACCGCGCTCCTCGGTGACGACGACTTCTGGCGCGCCGTGATCAACACGGTCGGCATGTTCCTCCTCGCCACCGTGCCGCAGATGCTGCTCGCGCTGTTCCTGGCCAACGCGCTCAACAAGCGCTTCCGCTTCCGCCTGGCGATCCGGATGAGCGTGCTGCTGCCGCTGGTCACCTCGGTGGTGGCGGTCGCGGTCGTGTTCACCCAGCTCTTCGCCCGCGACTGGGGCCTGGTCAACTGGATCCTCGGCTGGTTCGGCGTGGATCCCTTCAACTGGCGGGCCGAGCGCATCCCGTCCTGGATCGCCATCGCGACCATGGTCGACTGGCGCTGGACCGGCTACAACGCGATCATCTTCCTGGCCGGCATGCAGACGATCCCGCGCGACCTGTACGAGGCCGCCGCGATCGACGGCGCCTCCCGCCGTCGCCAGTTCTGGCAGATCACGCTGCCGATGCTGCGCCCGACTCTGATCTTCGTGGTGCTGAACTCCACGATCGGCGGCCTGACGCTGTTCTCCGAGCCGACCACCTTCTACAACGGCAACGTGGACGGCGGCTCGCAGGGCCAGTTCCAGACGGTGGCCATGTTCATCGTCAAGGAGGGCTTCCGCGAGTTCGACTACGGCTACGCCGCCGCGGCCGCCTGGCTGCTGTTCCTGCTCATCCTCATCGGTGCCGCGATCAACTTCCTGTTCGTGCGCAGGATCGGAGGCACGAAATGA
- a CDS encoding universal stress protein has product MTRPVVVAVDGSAPAAAAVEWAAADAQQRGLALRIVHVCERRPPEQGGLEPCEETLAVARDRALALTRDVEVDAALLTGNVVEALLAESASAESMVLGSRGLGGFAGMLLGSVGMGVAGHAAGPVVIVRRTSPVRHGRVVVGDDGSEQAAAAVAYAIEQARARRVTLHVVCAWQTPVYSPYAAAYETLTQEGYEYVARAAAARAAAWRDGHPDVPITDAQVHGHPVNALIEAGGAADLVVVGSRGRGGFASAVLGSVGHAVLHRLTCPVAVVRPRPGGG; this is encoded by the coding sequence ATGACCAGGCCCGTCGTGGTCGCCGTGGACGGCTCCGCACCGGCCGCCGCCGCCGTCGAATGGGCCGCCGCCGACGCCCAGCAAAGAGGGCTCGCGCTGCGGATCGTGCACGTGTGCGAGCGGCGGCCCCCCGAACAGGGCGGCCTGGAGCCCTGCGAGGAGACGCTGGCCGTGGCGCGGGACCGGGCGCTCGCCCTGACCCGCGACGTCGAGGTCGATGCCGCCCTGCTGACCGGCAACGTCGTCGAGGCCCTGCTCGCGGAGTCGGCGTCGGCCGAGAGCATGGTGCTGGGCAGCCGGGGGCTCGGCGGGTTCGCCGGGATGCTGCTCGGCTCGGTCGGCATGGGCGTGGCCGGGCACGCCGCCGGGCCGGTCGTGATCGTGCGCCGGACGTCCCCGGTGCGGCACGGCCGGGTGGTCGTCGGCGACGACGGCTCGGAGCAGGCGGCGGCGGCCGTCGCGTACGCGATCGAGCAGGCGAGGGCCCGCCGCGTCACCCTGCACGTGGTCTGCGCCTGGCAGACGCCGGTGTACTCGCCGTACGCGGCGGCGTACGAGACGCTGACGCAGGAAGGCTACGAGTACGTGGCGCGGGCCGCCGCCGCCCGCGCGGCGGCCTGGCGGGACGGCCACCCCGACGTCCCGATCACCGACGCGCAGGTGCACGGGCACCCGGTGAACGCCCTGATCGAGGCGGGCGGCGCGGCGGACCTCGTGGTCGTGGGCTCGCGCGGGCGTGGCGGGTTCGCCTCGGCCGTGCTCGGGTCCGTCGGCCACGCGGTCCTGCACCGCCTCACCTGCCCGGTCGCGGTGGTCAGGCCGCGCCCCGGCGGCGGGTGA
- a CDS encoding LacI family DNA-binding transcriptional regulator, with the protein MNRPTLEAVAARAGVGRGTVSRVINGSPNVSAKAREAVELAIRELGYVPNRAARALVTRRTDTVALVVSESQLRVFDEPYFAGTIRGIGSALAETGLQLILAMARTPEEHARLEHYLTGQHVDGVLLLSLHGADPLPGRLEAMGVPTVLGGRPVGLDPYSYVDMDNRAGARQAVKHLLSLGRGAIAAIAGPQDMGVGVDRLAGYRDALLPSGLPELVAFGDFSEQSGAAAMSELLERHPELDAVFAASDPMALGAMRVLKAEGRAIPRDVAVIGFDDSKAALHADPPLTTVHQPTEAMGRQMAQLLVARINGEELRQPVVILDTHLVRRESA; encoded by the coding sequence ATGAACCGACCGACTCTTGAGGCCGTCGCCGCCCGCGCGGGTGTGGGCCGGGGCACGGTGTCGAGAGTCATCAACGGCTCGCCCAACGTCAGCGCCAAGGCCCGCGAGGCCGTGGAGCTGGCCATCCGCGAGCTGGGCTACGTGCCCAACCGTGCGGCGCGCGCCCTGGTGACGCGCCGCACGGACACGGTGGCGCTGGTGGTGTCGGAGTCGCAGCTCCGGGTCTTCGACGAGCCCTACTTCGCCGGCACCATCCGCGGCATCGGGTCGGCGCTGGCGGAGACCGGGCTGCAGCTCATCCTGGCAATGGCGCGCACCCCGGAGGAGCACGCGCGGCTTGAGCACTACCTGACGGGGCAGCACGTCGACGGCGTGCTGCTCCTGTCGCTGCACGGCGCCGACCCGCTGCCGGGGCGGCTGGAGGCGATGGGCGTGCCGACCGTTCTCGGCGGCCGCCCCGTCGGCCTCGACCCCTACAGCTACGTCGACATGGACAACAGGGCCGGGGCCCGGCAGGCGGTCAAACACCTGCTGAGCCTCGGCCGCGGCGCGATCGCGGCCATCGCCGGCCCCCAGGACATGGGCGTGGGCGTCGACCGTCTGGCCGGCTACCGCGACGCGCTGCTGCCCTCCGGCCTGCCGGAGCTGGTGGCCTTCGGCGACTTCTCCGAGCAGAGCGGCGCGGCGGCGATGAGCGAGCTGCTGGAGCGCCACCCCGAGCTCGACGCGGTCTTCGCCGCCTCCGACCCGATGGCGCTCGGCGCGATGCGGGTGCTCAAGGCCGAGGGGCGCGCCATCCCCCGCGACGTCGCGGTGATCGGCTTCGACGACTCCAAGGCCGCGCTGCACGCCGATCCGCCGCTGACCACCGTCCACCAGCCGACGGAGGCCATGGGCCGGCAGATGGCGCAGCTCCTGGTGGCCCGCATCAACGGCGAGGAGCTGCGGCAGCCCGTCGTCATCCTCGACACCCACCTCGTCCGGCGGGAGTCGGCCTGA
- a CDS encoding phosphotransferase family protein, whose translation MDSRTKRRLSAAELDALARRALGAGVTASAELTDGFANAVWRLSLDDGREVVLKLAPPPELEQLSYERDLLRMEAAAIGLAAAAGVPVAGLLHAGFDDPVLGGDYLMLAALDGVSWNACKDALPPGHGDELRRELGRHLARLNGVTGEVFGYPHAGITGATWREAFLAMVRALLGDTERYPTPLPRPAGEILAVFEAAAPVLDEVTTPRLVHFDVWVGNVFLDLRGTPRIQALIDHERAFWGDPVAEFVTPTIFGELREDDPLLAGYREVTPLELTPAALTRLDLYRAYLSLILLVENGPRQYPEEEYAGLRDAAYSSLAGVLDRLVRASLDAVG comes from the coding sequence GTGGACAGCAGGACCAAACGCCGCTTATCGGCGGCAGAGCTCGACGCGCTGGCCCGGCGGGCCCTGGGCGCGGGGGTCACGGCGTCCGCCGAGCTGACCGACGGGTTCGCCAACGCCGTGTGGCGGCTGTCCCTCGACGACGGCCGCGAGGTGGTGCTGAAGCTGGCGCCGCCGCCCGAGCTGGAGCAGCTCAGCTACGAGCGCGACCTGCTGCGCATGGAGGCCGCCGCCATCGGGCTGGCCGCCGCGGCGGGCGTGCCGGTGGCCGGGCTGCTGCACGCCGGGTTCGACGATCCGGTGCTGGGCGGCGACTACCTCATGCTGGCCGCGCTCGACGGGGTCTCGTGGAACGCCTGCAAGGACGCGCTCCCGCCGGGCCACGGCGACGAGCTGCGCCGCGAGCTGGGCCGCCACCTCGCCAGGCTCAACGGGGTGACCGGCGAGGTGTTCGGCTATCCGCACGCCGGCATCACCGGCGCGACCTGGCGGGAGGCGTTCCTCGCGATGGTGCGGGCGCTGCTGGGCGACACCGAGCGCTACCCGACGCCGCTGCCGCGCCCGGCCGGGGAGATCCTGGCGGTGTTCGAGGCCGCCGCGCCCGTGCTCGACGAGGTGACGACCCCCCGCCTGGTGCACTTCGACGTGTGGGTGGGCAACGTCTTCCTGGATCTGCGCGGCACGCCGCGCATCCAGGCCCTCATCGACCACGAACGGGCGTTCTGGGGCGATCCGGTCGCCGAGTTCGTCACGCCGACGATCTTCGGCGAGCTGCGGGAGGACGATCCGCTGCTGGCGGGCTACCGCGAGGTGACGCCGCTGGAGCTCACGCCCGCCGCGCTGACCCGGCTCGACCTCTACCGCGCCTACCTGTCGCTGATCCTGCTGGTGGAGAACGGACCCCGGCAGTACCCCGAGGAGGAGTACGCCGGGCTCCGCGACGCGGCCTACTCCTCACTCGCCGGGGTGCTGGACCGCCTCGTACGCGCCTCCCTGGACGCCGTGGGCTAG